One Sphingomonas endolithica genomic window, CCAGGTCGATCTGCCTGCGATCCTGCGGCAGATCGACATGCTCGAACGGCGCCGCGAATCGCGCGATCTGGGCTTCATGCTGGTCGACCGCGCCGGCCGCCATGTCGGCGGCACGTTGACGATCGCGCTTCCACCCCTCGGCTTCTCCGCGATCGATCGCGACGATCGCATTCCGGGGCTGGTGCGCGGTCGCGCCCTCGTGCTGCCGGTCGGCAAAGATCACCGGCTGGCGATGATCGCCGAGAGCGAACCGATCGACAATTTCGATTCGATGTTCGTGCGCGTGCTGCTGCTCGGGCTCGGCACGATCGTGCTGATGGTCGTTCTTGGCGTGGTGCTGCTGACCAGGACGATCGGCGCGCGCATCAAGGATCTGCGCGCTGCGGTGGACGGGATCATGCACGGCGACATGGACCGCCGGGTGCGCGTCGATTTTTCGGGCAGCGAGTTCGACGAACAGGCGCGCCTGCTGAATCGCATGCTCGACCGCATCCAGCAATTGATGGCCGGCATCCGCCACGTCGCGCACGATGCGGCGCATGATCTGCGGACCCCGCTGGCGCGACTGCGCGGCAGTCTCGCGGCGCTTGCTCGGGAGGCCGAGGGCAATCCGCTAGCGCCCGGTATCGACAGCGCGCTGCGCCAGACAGAGGATATGCTCGGCTTGTTTTCGGCCTTTCTGCGCATCGCCGAGATCGAGGGTGACGATCGGCGTGCGCGGTTCGAACAGGTCGATCTCTCGCTGCTGAGCCTGGATATCGCCGCGGCTTATGAGCCGAGCATTGCGGAGCAGGGGCGCGTGTTCGATGTCGCTGTCGGCAGCGGAATGGTCATTGCCGGCGATCGGCAGCTGTTGAATCAGATGCTCGCCAATCTGCTCGAAAACTGCCTCATCCATACGCCGCCAGGTACCGCCATATCGCTGTCGCTTCGCGCTACAGAGCAGGAAGTGACGGTCGCCGTCGCCGACCGCGGCAGCGGCATTGCGGAGGGTGACCGGGCAGTCGCCATGCGGCGCTTCCGCCGACTGAACGTCGATGATCTGCGTGGCGGCCACGGGCTTGGCCTGCCGCTCGTCGCCTCGATC contains:
- a CDS encoding sensor histidine kinase; translation: MVPRTLRGLGAAFLAVLIATVLIVGISIYAATHRTLDGEVDRRLASEAALLVPDRSQVDLPAILRQIDMLERRRESRDLGFMLVDRAGRHVGGTLTIALPPLGFSAIDRDDRIPGLVRGRALVLPVGKDHRLAMIAESEPIDNFDSMFVRVLLLGLGTIVLMVVLGVVLLTRTIGARIKDLRAAVDGIMHGDMDRRVRVDFSGSEFDEQARLLNRMLDRIQQLMAGIRHVAHDAAHDLRTPLARLRGSLAALAREAEGNPLAPGIDSALRQTEDMLGLFSAFLRIAEIEGDDRRARFEQVDLSLLSLDIAAAYEPSIAEQGRVFDVAVGSGMVIAGDRQLLNQMLANLLENCLIHTPPGTAISLSLRATEQEVTVAVADRGSGIAEGDRAVAMRRFRRLNVDDLRGGHGLGLPLVASIVRLHAGELTLTDADPGLKVLLRFPRVMLD